The Arcobacter arenosus genome has a window encoding:
- a CDS encoding hemerythrin domain-containing protein, which produces MNVNEFMTNDHRACDEQFANLENMIDQGNFDNGISMFEEFHEHMIKHFDMEEKVMFPMFNEAQSEGCNPTQVMIMEHNQMRALLNKMKSAIQVKDKNSFLGLSENLMFLVQQHNMKEEQIMYNLVDNALDSQEVINKMNEI; this is translated from the coding sequence ATGAATGTAAATGAATTTATGACAAATGACCACAGAGCTTGTGACGAACAATTTGCTAATCTTGAAAATATGATTGACCAAGGAAATTTTGACAATGGTATATCTATGTTTGAAGAGTTTCATGAGCATATGATAAAACACTTCGATATGGAAGAAAAAGTTATGTTCCCAATGTTTAATGAGGCACAAAGTGAAGGTTGTAATCCAACTCAAGTTATGATAATGGAACACAATCAAATGAGAGCTTTATTAAATAAAATGAAAAGTGCTATCCAAGTAAAAGATAAAAACTCTTTTTTAGGTCTTAGTGAAAATCTAATGTTTTTAGTTCAACAACACAATATGAAAGAAGAACAAATAATGTACAACTTAGTTGATAATGCTTTAGATTCACAAGAAGTTATAAACAAAATGAACGAGATTTAA
- a CDS encoding Crp/Fnr family transcriptional regulator codes for MKTINRLQKHEIFNGLEQNELEKIAQITITKNFDKDQIIFYETEEPKYFYLLNNGVAKVYKVDSKGNEIVLHNFAAPTMIAEMASIENFKFPASCVAMDNCEFLLIKKEEFVKLLKANPDISFHVIKSLTRKIRGMEGLLNRSLIFDATTKVAHYIIERTDDFIMKKNKEVANELNMTPETLSRVLKKLKDLNILDKDRNILNKDKLETFLDF; via the coding sequence ATGAAAACAATAAATAGATTACAAAAGCATGAAATTTTTAATGGCTTGGAACAAAATGAATTAGAAAAAATAGCCCAAATCACCATAACAAAAAATTTTGATAAAGACCAGATAATTTTCTATGAAACAGAAGAACCTAAATATTTTTATCTACTAAATAATGGGGTAGCAAAGGTTTATAAAGTTGATTCAAAAGGAAATGAGATAGTTTTGCATAATTTTGCAGCTCCAACTATGATAGCAGAAATGGCATCCATTGAAAACTTTAAATTCCCTGCAAGTTGTGTCGCTATGGATAATTGTGAGTTTCTTCTAATAAAAAAAGAGGAATTTGTTAAACTTTTAAAAGCTAATCCTGACATCTCTTTTCATGTAATTAAATCATTAACAAGAAAAATCAGAGGAATGGAAGGTCTTTTAAATAGAAGTTTAATTTTTGATGCCACAACAAAAGTTGCTCACTATATAATTGAACGTACTGACGATTTTATTATGAAAAAAAATAAAGAAGTGGCAAATGAGTTAAATATGACTCCAGAAACTCTATCAAGAGTTCTTAAAAAACTTAAAGATTTAAATATCTTAGATAAAGATAGAAATATACTAAATAAAGATAAATTAGAAACATTCTTAGACTTTTAA
- a CDS encoding Crp/Fnr family transcriptional regulator, with translation MKLDEAIKSINLFSHISEEELKVLKEISHISRYEKDSILYYEADTTDKLLFLLEGQIKVYKIDKYDNEIFLYYVYANTMISELSSLEENQVRCFSNAEFIKESTLLSIDYKQFKESFLYQNELVMKFVEELIYKNQQLQCIINRELVFDATSKVAFMLINDLDMFNDLKRTEVSLLLHIQPETLSRVLKRLSRNGTIDIDKGKIIINNYDELKGIYMGVGI, from the coding sequence ATGAAATTAGATGAGGCTATAAAAAGTATCAATCTCTTTTCACATATTAGTGAAGAGGAATTAAAGGTATTAAAAGAGATAAGTCATATTTCAAGATATGAAAAAGATTCAATTTTGTATTATGAAGCTGATACTACGGATAAATTATTGTTTCTATTAGAAGGTCAAATAAAAGTTTACAAAATTGATAAATATGATAATGAGATTTTTTTATATTATGTATATGCTAATACTATGATATCTGAACTTTCAAGTTTAGAGGAAAATCAAGTTAGGTGTTTCTCAAATGCAGAGTTTATAAAAGAGAGTACACTTTTATCAATTGATTATAAACAATTCAAAGAGAGTTTTTTATATCAAAATGAACTTGTAATGAAATTTGTTGAAGAATTAATATATAAAAATCAACAGCTCCAATGTATTATAAACAGAGAGTTGGTTTTTGATGCAACATCAAAGGTTGCATTTATGTTAATAAATGATTTAGATATGTTTAATGATTTAAAAAGAACAGAAGTATCACTTCTTTTACATATCCAACCTGAAACTTTATCAAGGGTTTTAAAAAGATTATCTAGAAATGGAACCATTGACATAGATAAGGGTAAGATAATAATAAATAATTATGATGAATTAAAAGGAATATATATGGGAGTTGGAATATGA
- a CDS encoding type IV pili methyl-accepting chemotaxis transducer N-terminal domain-containing protein produces the protein MKTQSVSNKIKVIGALLMITIFTVISITIHLNYKNTKDALIVNIAGKQRMLTQRITKNIYLINQTKSKNFTEMDKAISQFIFGLATLKDGNKTLNIAEAPVNSIKSQIEKVQVLWNVFYKNSLEFKEAILKNDTQKINSLLLYFNEANNELLFEVDEIVTLYTNYIEEKTNFIKNFQYTAFAFLFIFSLYSLIQLRQIQSHANEFIEKAKEIGTKNINEMAPIKVEGEKEFVEMADNFNQFISKVSSAVNYSQNALEQSKLASEKLESLTDEFDNLISEIENKSEVMSQIDRSEDIVIESTEELLKSTKKLQDLKAELDKLLSSCSIDKKA, from the coding sequence ATGAAAACTCAAAGTGTAAGTAATAAAATAAAAGTTATAGGTGCATTATTGATGATAACAATATTTACAGTTATCTCTATTACAATACATCTTAATTACAAAAACACTAAAGATGCCTTGATTGTAAATATTGCAGGTAAACAAAGAATGCTTACTCAAAGAATTACTAAAAACATATATTTAATAAATCAAACAAAATCAAAAAATTTTACAGAGATGGATAAGGCAATTTCTCAATTTATCTTTGGACTAGCAACATTAAAAGATGGAAATAAAACTCTTAATATAGCAGAAGCACCTGTTAATAGTATCAAATCTCAAATTGAAAAAGTTCAAGTTTTATGGAATGTTTTTTATAAAAATTCTTTAGAGTTTAAAGAAGCAATTTTAAAAAATGATACACAAAAAATCAACTCATTATTACTTTACTTTAATGAAGCAAATAATGAATTACTATTTGAAGTAGATGAGATTGTTACCCTTTATACTAATTATATAGAGGAAAAAACTAATTTTATTAAAAATTTCCAATACACTGCTTTTGCCTTTTTATTTATATTCTCACTTTATTCTTTAATACAATTAAGACAAATACAAAGTCATGCAAATGAGTTTATTGAAAAAGCTAAAGAGATTGGAACTAAAAATATTAATGAGATGGCACCAATAAAAGTTGAAGGTGAAAAAGAGTTTGTTGAGATGGCAGATAACTTTAATCAATTTATCTCAAAAGTTTCAAGTGCAGTAAATTATTCACAAAATGCTTTAGAACAATCTAAACTAGCATCAGAAAAACTTGAAAGTTTAACCGATGAGTTTGATAATTTAATTAGTGAAATTGAAAATAAATCTGAAGTTATGAGTCAAATTGATAGAAGTGAAGATATAGTAATTGAATCAACCGAAGAGTTATTAAAATCAACAAAAAAATTACAAGATTTAAAAGCAGAATTAGATAAGTTATTGTCTAGTTG